A single genomic interval of Hydractinia symbiolongicarpus strain clone_291-10 chromosome 8, HSymV2.1, whole genome shotgun sequence harbors:
- the LOC130656017 gene encoding uncharacterized protein LOC130656017, producing MMSSLNSEEKFENYLKKYQLADGKRIKSSVMTREVGEKIVEVLKSGGENVDRKFKFFVKKNRFQIFQYEALGLRDILIAPCKNAVIDGVSKGIPDGFARVAYVEDFHKIIEEIHCKTLIHSGVKKTQAKISSLYWGIPRCVVEEFIRLCATCHLKQHQITSPPLQPIISNGFMKRLQVIESVD from the exons ATGATGTCTTCGTTAAACAGTGAagagaaatttgaaaattatttaaaaaaatatcaactaGCTGACGGTAAACGGATTAAAAGTTCCGTCATGACACGGGAAGTTGGGGAAAAAATTGTGGAAGTTTTAAAATCTGGCGGGGAGAATGTTGAtagaaagtttaaattttttgtcaaaaaaaataggTTTCAGATATTTCAATACGAAGCACTTGGATTAAGAGATATCTTAATAGCTCCATGCAAGAATGCG GTTATAGATGGTGTATCGAAAGGTATACCTGATGGTTTCGCTCGTGTAGCGTACGTTGAAGACTTTCACAAGATTATAGAGGAAATACATTGCAAAACATTAATACACTCAGGTGTAAAAAAAACACAGGCAAAG ATATCTTCTTTATATTGGGGAATACCAAGATGCGTCGTCGAAGAATTTATTCGCCTATGTGCTACATGTCACTTAAAACAACATCAAATTACATCTCCTCCTTTACAACCAATTATATCAAATGGTTTTATGAAGCGTTTACAGGTAATAGAAAGTGTAGATTAA